A window of Synechococcus sp. MEDNS5 contains these coding sequences:
- the thiL gene encoding thiamine-phosphate kinase has product MTQTLADLGEAELLRRLARFAPPGQLEDDTAQLHQPTADLLINTDVLVESIHFSDATTASTDVGWRAVAANLSDLAASGVDQILGITVGLVAPGHTSWNWVEGVYNGIDSILQDSGGVLLGGDCSQGPVRMLSITALGTLGTLRLHRSQAMPGDWIVVSGAHGLSRLGLALLLKDASLLGITLPGSLKEQAIQQHQRPLPRLDALKSLVSCKPEQLPWRAGGTDSSDGLFQAIDCLCRSSGCGAVLDRTKLPQAEGWPDGPLWQRWCLSGGEDFELVVTLPAAWAKAWMDVQPSCRQVGVVTDQPQAIIWSDDNAPVVAEGFAHYRGAS; this is encoded by the coding sequence GTGACGCAGACACTGGCTGACCTTGGAGAAGCGGAACTACTGCGGCGCTTAGCGCGCTTCGCTCCGCCGGGTCAGCTGGAGGACGACACCGCTCAACTGCATCAGCCAACAGCGGATCTACTGATCAACACCGACGTGCTGGTGGAGAGCATCCACTTCAGTGATGCCACCACCGCATCAACCGACGTGGGCTGGCGTGCCGTTGCTGCCAACCTCTCCGACCTTGCCGCCAGCGGTGTGGATCAGATCCTGGGGATCACCGTGGGGCTTGTGGCGCCAGGACACACATCCTGGAACTGGGTGGAGGGTGTCTACAACGGCATCGACTCCATCCTTCAGGACAGTGGGGGCGTGCTGCTGGGGGGCGACTGCTCCCAGGGCCCCGTCAGAATGCTTTCGATCACAGCGCTGGGCACGCTCGGGACCTTGCGACTGCACCGTTCCCAGGCCATGCCTGGAGACTGGATCGTGGTGAGCGGAGCCCATGGACTGAGTCGACTGGGATTGGCCCTGCTTCTCAAAGATGCCTCATTGCTGGGCATCACCCTGCCAGGCTCTCTGAAAGAGCAGGCGATCCAACAGCATCAGCGTCCACTGCCGAGGCTTGATGCGCTCAAGTCACTGGTGAGCTGCAAGCCAGAGCAACTTCCCTGGAGAGCCGGTGGAACCGACAGCAGCGACGGGTTATTTCAGGCCATCGACTGTCTCTGCCGAAGCAGTGGTTGCGGCGCTGTTTTGGACAGAACAAAGCTGCCTCAGGCAGAAGGATGGCCGGATGGTCCGCTCTGGCAGCGCTGGTGCCTAAGTGGTGGTGAAGACTTTGAACTGGTGGTCACCCTTCCCGCAGCATGGGCCAAAGCCTGGATGGACGTGCAACCGTCCTGCCGGCAAGTGGGTGTGGTCACCGATCAACCCCAGGCGATCATCTGGAGCGACGACAACGCACCGGTGGTCGCGGAGGGTTTCGCCCATTACAGAGGAGCGTCCTGA
- a CDS encoding peptidylprolyl isomerase: MVVGLVWAEPVWAGLPQGNAVQDPAAILRDSLPMDQEDLRELQHRLEGTSDDLRAKRWSALGRSISRSEALLNTRRNNILNAVPDAEREQAEQLLDTVKNDLVLMQERVDATDKSGFIQTRRQTLTTIGDLEYLLIDDRIPPIPAEFDDLPRLNGRATVVISTTQGDLTAVVDGYNAPLTAGAFIDLSLKGFYDGLPFSRAEDFYILQSGDPEGPAIGYVDPTSKQERHVPLEIRVPGEPDTFYNETFEDVGLYKATPVLPFSTLGTLGWAHSDQALDDGSSQFFLFLYEAELTPAGLNLVDGRNAAFGYVVNGFDVLEELSVDDQINRIEVVDGADRLQPHA, from the coding sequence ATGGTGGTCGGCTTGGTCTGGGCCGAACCAGTCTGGGCCGGACTGCCCCAAGGAAATGCCGTGCAGGATCCCGCTGCGATCCTGCGGGATTCCCTGCCGATGGACCAGGAGGACCTGCGTGAACTGCAGCACCGACTGGAAGGCACGAGCGACGATTTGCGGGCCAAGCGCTGGAGTGCCCTCGGACGCAGCATCAGCCGCAGCGAAGCGCTGCTGAACACGCGTCGCAACAACATTCTCAACGCCGTGCCCGATGCCGAGCGTGAGCAGGCCGAACAGCTGCTCGACACGGTCAAAAACGACCTGGTGCTGATGCAGGAACGGGTGGATGCCACCGATAAATCAGGATTCATCCAGACCCGCCGGCAGACGCTGACCACGATCGGCGATCTCGAATACCTGCTGATTGATGACCGGATCCCTCCCATTCCCGCGGAGTTCGATGACCTGCCCCGCCTCAATGGACGGGCCACCGTGGTGATCAGCACCACACAGGGCGATCTCACAGCCGTTGTGGATGGATACAACGCACCTCTGACGGCCGGCGCCTTCATCGATCTCAGCCTCAAGGGCTTCTACGACGGCCTTCCCTTCAGCAGAGCCGAGGATTTCTACATCTTGCAAAGCGGCGATCCTGAGGGTCCTGCAATCGGATATGTGGATCCAACCAGCAAGCAGGAACGGCATGTACCGCTGGAAATTCGTGTTCCAGGCGAGCCGGACACCTTCTACAACGAGACCTTTGAGGATGTGGGTTTGTACAAGGCCACTCCCGTCCTGCCTTTTTCCACCCTCGGCACCCTTGGCTGGGCCCATTCCGATCAGGCGCTCGATGATGGCTCATCCCAGTTCTTCCTGTTTCTTTACGAAGCGGAGCTCACCCCTGCCGGACTGAATCTGGTGGATGGACGCAATGCCGCCTTCGGCTATGTGGTGAATGGCTTCGATGTTCTCGAGGAACTCAGCGTGGACGACCAGATCAACCGCATCGAGGTGGTGGATGGAGCTGATCGGTTGCAGCCCCACGCCTGA
- the efp gene encoding elongation factor P, producing MISSNDFRTGTTIELDGAVWRVVEFLHVKPGKGSAFVRTKLKAVQSGNVVEKTFRAGEMLPQAILEKATLQHTYMEGEDYVFMDMGTYEETRLSAKQIGESRKYLKEGMEVNVVSWNEKPLEVELPNSVVLEIKETDPGVKGDTATGGTKPAILETGAQVMVPLFLSIGEKIKVDTRNDTYLGRENS from the coding sequence ATGATTTCCAGCAACGACTTTCGCACTGGCACCACCATCGAGCTGGACGGTGCCGTCTGGCGTGTGGTCGAGTTCCTGCACGTCAAGCCAGGCAAGGGTTCTGCCTTTGTGCGCACCAAACTCAAGGCGGTGCAAAGCGGCAACGTGGTGGAGAAAACCTTCCGCGCTGGCGAGATGCTGCCCCAGGCCATTCTTGAGAAAGCCACGCTTCAGCACACCTACATGGAAGGTGAGGACTATGTCTTCATGGACATGGGCACCTACGAAGAAACCCGCCTGTCTGCGAAGCAGATCGGTGAGAGCCGCAAATACCTCAAGGAAGGGATGGAGGTGAATGTCGTCTCCTGGAATGAAAAGCCTCTTGAGGTTGAACTACCCAATTCGGTTGTGCTCGAGATCAAGGAGACCGATCCGGGCGTGAAAGGCGACACCGCGACCGGTGGCACCAAGCCAGCCATTCTCGAGACCGGTGCTCAGGTGATGGTGCCTCTCTTTCTTTCCATTGGTGAGAAGATCAAGGTTGACACCCGCAACGACACCTACCTGGGTCGGGAGAACAGCTGA
- the accB gene encoding acetyl-CoA carboxylase biotin carboxyl carrier protein produces MHLDHDQLNQLLDKLAESDIQEFRLEGDDFRLEVRRNLPVAAAATQMVPVAAPPVPALEIKTQSESSSAAPPAAAGTRTDLVDVTAPMVGTFYRAPAPGEAAFVEIGNRISAGQTICILEAMKLMNELEAELSGEVVEILVDNGTPVEFGQVLMRVKPG; encoded by the coding sequence ATGCATCTCGACCACGATCAGCTGAATCAGCTTCTCGACAAGCTGGCGGAGAGCGACATTCAAGAGTTCCGTCTCGAGGGCGATGACTTCCGCCTGGAGGTTCGCCGGAATCTTCCTGTTGCGGCCGCGGCCACTCAGATGGTGCCTGTTGCCGCTCCTCCTGTGCCAGCGCTGGAGATCAAGACTCAGAGCGAGTCCTCGTCCGCTGCCCCTCCTGCAGCTGCGGGAACCCGCACGGATCTCGTGGATGTCACCGCTCCGATGGTGGGCACCTTCTACCGGGCTCCTGCACCCGGTGAAGCTGCCTTCGTGGAGATCGGTAACCGCATCTCTGCTGGTCAGACGATCTGCATCCTCGAAGCGATGAAGCTGATGAACGAGCTGGAGGCCGAGCTGAGCGGCGAAGTGGTGGAAATCCTGGTGGACAACGGCACGCCCGTGGAATTCGGTCAGGTGTTGATGCGCGTCAAGCCTGGCTAA
- the pdxA gene encoding 4-hydroxythreonine-4-phosphate dehydrogenase PdxA, which yields MIPLHQHTDANQHLVIALGDPAGIGMEVTLKALADPRCPRGMKPLLVGCRASLKRTHQLLHNLKGVPLADPDDLEVEDLPIPNGPVDPGNAGASSGEAGFRWLSRAVELVQGGHGRALVTAPIAKHTWHAAGHPYPGQTERLAELDGAESASMLFTAVSPSTGWRLNTLLATTHIPLQQVSQALTPALVSTKLETLARFCQRFNPSPQLLVAGLNPHAGEKGQLGSEEEQWLTPLLRQWVEANPTIQLRGPLPPDTCWLSAAQAWSRNNTAGPDGILALYHDQGLIPVKLLAFDQAVNTTLGLSFLRTSPDHGTGFDIAGQGVARCDSMLAAIEAAWALSQA from the coding sequence ATGATCCCGCTCCATCAACACACAGACGCTAATCAGCATCTCGTTATCGCTTTAGGGGATCCCGCCGGGATCGGCATGGAAGTCACCCTCAAAGCCCTCGCAGACCCCCGCTGTCCGCGGGGCATGAAACCGTTGCTGGTGGGCTGCAGAGCCAGCCTCAAACGCACCCATCAGCTCTTGCACAACCTGAAGGGCGTTCCCCTGGCGGATCCTGATGACCTTGAGGTTGAAGACCTTCCGATCCCCAACGGCCCAGTGGATCCAGGCAATGCGGGGGCCAGTAGCGGGGAGGCCGGGTTCCGCTGGCTAAGTCGAGCCGTGGAGCTGGTCCAGGGAGGCCACGGACGGGCCCTGGTCACGGCGCCGATCGCAAAGCACACCTGGCATGCAGCAGGCCATCCCTATCCCGGGCAGACCGAGCGATTGGCCGAACTCGACGGAGCAGAGTCCGCATCAATGCTGTTCACGGCCGTTTCACCCAGCACCGGATGGCGACTGAACACCCTTCTGGCCACCACCCACATCCCTCTGCAACAGGTGTCTCAAGCCCTTACCCCGGCTTTGGTGAGCACCAAGCTGGAGACCCTGGCCCGGTTCTGCCAACGCTTCAATCCCTCACCGCAACTGCTGGTGGCCGGTCTCAATCCCCACGCCGGCGAGAAAGGGCAGCTCGGCAGCGAGGAAGAGCAATGGCTCACACCTTTGCTGCGTCAATGGGTGGAGGCAAACCCCACGATCCAGCTCAGGGGCCCTCTTCCGCCAGATACGTGCTGGCTCAGCGCAGCGCAGGCATGGAGCCGCAACAACACAGCTGGCCCTGACGGAATTCTGGCCCTGTATCACGATCAGGGACTGATCCCCGTGAAATTGCTTGCCTTTGACCAGGCGGTCAACACCACCCTTGGCCTCTCGTTTCTGCGCACATCACCCGATCATGGAACCGGATTCGACATCGCTGGCCAGGGCGTCGCGCGCTGCGACAGCATGCTGGCCGCCATCGAAGCGGCCTGGGCGCTTAGCCAGGCTTGA
- a CDS encoding 4-hydroxythreonine-4-phosphate dehydrogenase — translation MLRWLLIGLLLYGLGTALRQGWLEVQWSQFLHDAGLTFIDPDQPLELHELPMFKPETRESSTP, via the coding sequence ATGCTGCGCTGGCTGTTGATCGGGTTGCTGCTCTACGGCCTGGGAACTGCTCTGCGGCAAGGATGGCTGGAGGTTCAGTGGAGCCAATTTCTCCATGACGCCGGGCTGACATTCATCGATCCCGACCAGCCCCTTGAACTGCATGAACTGCCCATGTTCAAGCCGGAGACGAGGGAGTCCTCGACTCCCTGA
- a CDS encoding SDR family oxidoreductase, whose amino-acid sequence MPESLVNRCQPLPAGSKLCILGAGFSGNRLASLAAALKIPVISTRREPAPYSGHLAFDSATGKVPDPHQLEGVTHLLITIPPDRDGNDPVLTTLGDQIKHWPLRWVGYLSTTGVYGNTDGAWVCENDPPQPTQDRSRRRLACEQAWLSSGLPLQIMRLPGIYGPGRSPLAALKAGTLQPVDKPGQMFCRIHVDDLAAASLHLMHRSAQGQHPEIVNVCDDEPAASVSVHRYAASLLNCELPQPKPFCEAEASMSAMARSFWADNRRVSNQRLRQDLGYELVYPTYRSGLAQCLAIETLRESRTPSSPA is encoded by the coding sequence TCAGCCACTGCCTGCCGGATCCAAGCTCTGCATCCTCGGCGCCGGGTTCAGTGGCAACCGCCTCGCTTCCCTCGCTGCTGCCTTAAAGATCCCCGTCATCAGCACCCGGCGTGAACCCGCGCCGTACAGCGGACACCTCGCCTTCGACTCAGCGACCGGAAAGGTTCCTGATCCTCACCAGCTCGAGGGCGTCACCCATCTGCTCATCACCATCCCACCCGATCGCGATGGCAACGATCCGGTACTGACAACGCTCGGCGATCAGATCAAGCACTGGCCGCTGCGCTGGGTCGGCTATCTCTCGACCACAGGGGTGTACGGCAACACCGACGGCGCCTGGGTCTGCGAGAACGACCCTCCGCAACCCACCCAAGACCGAAGCCGGCGTCGGCTGGCGTGCGAACAAGCGTGGCTGTCCAGCGGACTTCCTCTCCAGATCATGCGTTTGCCGGGAATCTATGGACCTGGCCGCTCCCCTCTCGCTGCGCTGAAAGCAGGAACATTGCAGCCGGTGGACAAGCCTGGGCAGATGTTCTGTCGCATTCATGTGGATGACTTGGCCGCGGCCTCCCTCCATCTCATGCATCGATCCGCTCAGGGTCAGCATCCAGAGATCGTGAACGTCTGCGATGACGAGCCAGCAGCGAGTGTTTCAGTGCACCGCTATGCCGCATCCCTACTGAACTGCGAGCTTCCCCAACCCAAACCGTTCTGCGAAGCGGAGGCCAGCATGAGCGCCATGGCCAGGTCGTTCTGGGCGGACAACCGACGGGTCAGCAACCAGCGCCTCCGCCAGGATCTCGGTTACGAGCTGGTGTATCCGACCTACCGCAGCGGACTGGCGCAATGCCTCGCGATCGAAACCCTCAGGGAGTCGAGGACTCCCTCGTCTCCGGCTTGA